A genomic stretch from Acinonyx jubatus isolate Ajub_Pintada_27869175 chromosome E2, VMU_Ajub_asm_v1.0, whole genome shotgun sequence includes:
- the DYNLRB2 gene encoding dynein light chain roadblock-type 2 encodes MAEVEETLKRIQSHKGVMGTMVVNAEGIPIRTTLDNSTTVQYAGLLHQLTMKAKSTVRDIDPQNDLTFLRIRSKKHEIMVAPDKEYLLIVIQNPCE; translated from the exons ATG GCGGAGGTGGAAGAAACCCTAAAGAGGATCCAGAGCCATAAAGGGGTGATGGGAACCATGGTCGTGAATGCAGAAG GCATTCCTATCCGAACAACCTTGGACAACTCGACGACGGTTCAGTACGCGGGTCTTCTTCATCAGCTGACAATGAAAGCCAAGAGCACGGTCCGTGACATTGATCCTCAGAATGACCTCACCTTTCTCAGGATCAGGTcaaagaaacatgaaatcatgGTAGCCCCAG ATAAGGAATATCTTCTGATCGTCATTCAGAATCCATGTGAATAG